Proteins from a single region of Hydra vulgaris chromosome 12, alternate assembly HydraT2T_AEP:
- the LOC136088977 gene encoding uncharacterized protein LOC136088977, with amino-acid sequence MENERERKKRTLITKDIVRTIRKSILKEMKLKEIAEEVEISVSATRSISDKISKGLSDDEITSVKKGRCSSYEETLKSEIRLLIEHDPSHTLASLRNILIERNINVSIPTISKYLKSMEFTRKRLTLVPKERNSPQNVDLRQSFCRTNNSIPDNNLVFLDETGFNLHTSKQYGYSIKNTKCFVTVPANRGKNVSLMAAITVNGILSFKIVDGAYNGDIFCDFITNNLRPYFLTNPHFVLVLDNCAFHRRRDVIDLLGQSNVSVYFLPPYSPQLNPIEEYFSCLKANYTSIRPFPKTSNEVKATLNWLIPTIGIDFCGWYCNMRKWVLKGIARQ; translated from the coding sequence ATGGAAAATGAGagagaaaggaaaaaaagaacacTTATTACAAAGGATATTGTAAGAACCATAAGAAAgtcaattctaaaagaaatgaAGTTAAAAGAAATAGCGGAAGAAGTTGAAATATCAGTTTCTGCAACACGTTCTATTTCTGATAAAATCAGTAAAGGACTTAGTGATGATGAAATCACATCAGTAAAAAAAGGAAGGTGCAGCTCTTATGAAGAGACGCTTAAATCTGAAATTCGATTGTTAATTGAGCATGATCCATCTCATACTTTAGCATCATTGAGAAACATTCTCATTGAAAGGAATATTAATGTATCTATACCAACAATATCTAAGTATTTGAAGTCGATGGAGTTCACTAGAAAACGACTTACATTAGTACCAAAAGAAAGGAACTCGCCGCAAAACGTTGATTTAAGACAAAGTTTTTGCAGGACTAATAATTCGATTCCTGATAATAACTTAGTATTTCTAGATGAAACAGGCTTTAACTTACATACTTCTAAGCAATATGGCTATTCTATAAagaatacaaaatgttttgttacaGTGCCAGCAAATCGTGGAAAGAATGTAAGTCTAATGGCCGCTATAACAGTTAATGGTATTCTAAGCTTTAAGATAGTGGATGGTGCCTATAATGGcgatattttttgtgattttataaCCAATAATTTAAGACCGTATTTCCTAACAAATCCTCATTTTGTACTAGTATTGGATAATTGTGCATTTCATCGTCGAAGAGATGTAATCGATTTGCTTGGCCAATCCAATGTTTCAGTTTACTTTTTGCCACCTTATTCACCGCAATTGAACCCGATCGAGGAATACTTTAGTTGTCTTAAAGCTAATTATACTTCTATAAGGCCGTTTCCAAAAACTAGCAATGAAGTTAAGGCTACTTTAAATTGGCTTATACCGACAATTGGCATTGATTTTTGTGGTTGGTATTGTAATATGAGAAAATGGGTTTTGAAAGGCATAGCAAGgcaatag
- the LOC100212242 gene encoding lysosomal alpha-mannosidase isoform X2, with amino-acid sequence MAACVLSFLYLNFLIYTVTGFDCLSKDKKLQIHIVPHTHDDVGWLKTVDEYYYGANRTIQAGAVQYILDTVIFSLQQNVNRTFIYVEMAFFERWWNEQTAEVKESVKLLIKNKQLEFINGGWCMNDEAATHYNAIIDQMTYGLHFIEKNFGEEARPTVAWHIDPFGHSAEQASLFSLMSFDGFFFGRIDYADKEKRKKDQRMEMLWQGSQNYKSASQIFTGVLYNGYDPPPGFCYDEFCADPPIQDNPNLFDMNVKERVDKFVEVTCEQAKSYQTNHIMLTMGSDFQFENAHRWFKNLDKLIHYVNQDGRVNVFYSTPSRYLKALHDAEKEWEVKKDDFFPYAHCPHCYWTGYFTSRPSFKGYERESNSILQACKQIEALVPSGKSHPSSDILRREMAVSQHHDAVSGTEKQHVQNDYAKRLSIGRDECLSLMHHAIKLKYEKSSNLNSMEFKYCDYLNISVCEITETEDSIVVNLYNPVARSITTYLRVPVRMNKLLVLNSKGQPIKSQIIPLSRETAVLRKPHGGYAAYDLVFEASAPYIGFSTYFINKTLDKNFASFLSKDSYISSLKFEIDFIENDKLRLEFSRETGRLVKMIRKDRDLSLNVDQQFFWYEGSVGNNDSVQTSGAYIFRPNKSTPYEVNSFNKAQVQLVKGPLVEEIRQTFGTFVSQVIRLYKGADYAEFEHTIGPIPVNDKIGKEIITRFDTDIQSAGVFFTDANGREMKERKRDFRETWELNITEPISENYYPVNSRIYIKDKRVQLTVMTDRSQGGTSIKDGQIELMVHRRLLVDDFLGVGEPLNEPGVTGKGLVTRGKHRVLLTTPEEAGSFHREQGLQMMMQPVVSFSANPYTRDKWFQSFIPVYTSLSRPLPPNIHMLTLETINETALIIRFEHFYEIGESSELSKPVVIELDKLFFEFEIVSLTETNLSANQLWKDKKQWNWKTRETPQSIKQNLSNTGRLSVSLNPMEIKTFIAQVKYF; translated from the exons ATGGCGGCGTGTGTCCTgtcttttttatacttaaattttttaatatatactgtCACCGGATTTGATTGTTTGTcgaaagataaaaaattacagATTCATATAGTTCCACACACTCATGATGATGTTGGATGGCTTAAAACTGTCGATGAGTATTACTACGGAGCAAATCGTACAATACAAGCTGGGGCAGTTCAGTATATTCTAGATACAGTTATTTTTTCGCTTCAGCAAAATGTTAACAGAACATTTATTTATGTAGAAATGGCATTTTTTGAAAGGTGGTGGAATGAACAAACTGCAGAAGTAAAAGAATCTGTAAAactcttaattaaaaataagcaattagAGTTCATAAATGGAGGATGGTGTATGAATGATGAAG CTGCTACTCATTACAATGCTATAATTGATCAAATGACTTATGGActtcattttattgaaaagaacTTTGGTGAAGAAGCTCGTCCAACTGTTGCTTGGCACATAGATCCATTTGGTCATTCTGCTGAGCAAGCATCTTTATTTTCCTTAATGTCATTTGACGGATTCTTTTTCGGGCGGATTGATTATGCAGACAAA GAAAAACGTAAGAAAGACCAGCGCATGGAAATGTTGTGGCAAGGGAGTCAAAATTACAAGAGTGCTTCACAAATATTTACTGGTGTGTTATACAATGGTTATGATCCTCCTCCAGGATTTTGTTATGATGAGTTCTGTGCTGATCCTCCAATTCAAGATAATCCAAATCTTTTTGATATGAATGTAAAAGAGCGTGTTGATAAGTTTGTCGAAGTTACATGTGAGCAGGCTAAAAGTTATCAGACCAATCATATAATGTTAACAATGGGATCAgattttcaatttgaaaatgCTCACAGATGGTTCAAAAATTTGGATAAGTTAATACATTATGTTAACCAG gaTGGAAGGGTAAATGTGTTTTATTCTACACCTTCGCGTTATTTAAAAGCATTGCATGATGCTGAGAAGGAATGGGAAGTAAAAAAGGATGATTTTTTTCCATATGCTCATTGTCCACACTGCTATTGGACAGGTTACTTCACAAGTCGACCTTCATTTAAAGGTTATGAGCGAGAATCAAATTCTATTCTTCaa gcTTGCAAGCAAATCGAGGCACTTGTTCCTTCCGGTAAAAGCCATCCAAGTTCTGATATATTACGGCGTGAAATGGCTGTTAGTCAACATCATGATGCTGTCAGTGGAACTGAGAAACAACATGTACAGAATGACTATGCAAAGCGTCTTTCAATTGGCAGAGATGAATGTCta AGTCTCATGCACCATGCAATAAAACTCAAGtatgaaaaaagttcaaatttaaattcaatgGAGTTCAAGTATTGCGACTACTTAAATATTAGTGTTTGTGAAATAACTGAGACAGAAGACTCAATTGTTGTGAATCTTTACAATCCTGTTGCTAGATCTATTACTACATACTTACGAGTTCCTGTTAGAATGAACAAGCTGTTGGTACTTAATTCTAAAGGACAACCTATCAAATCACAGATCATTCCTTTATCTCGTGAAACAGCAGTATTGCGTAAGCCCCATGGGGGCTATGCAGCCTATGATTTAGTTTTTGAAGCATCTGCACCTTATATTGGATTTTCCAcatactttattaataaaacgtTGGATAAAAATTTTGCTAGTTTTCTATCTAAAGACTCATACATATCATCCTTGAAGTTTGAAATAGATTTCattgaaaatgataaattgCGCTTGGAGTTTTCTCGAGAAACTGGACGCCTTGTTAAAATGATTCGCAAAGATCGAGACCTCTCATTAAATGTTGATCAGCAGTTTTTCTGGTATGAAGGAAGTGTGGGTAATAACGACAGCGTGCAAACCTCAGGGGCATACATTTTCCGTCCAAATAAAAGTACACCATATGAAGTCAATAGTTTTAACAAAGCACAAGTTCAGCTTGTTAAAGGCCCTCTTGTTGAAGAGATACGTCAAACATTTGGTACATTTGTTAGTCAGGTAATTCGTTTGTATAAAGGTGCTGACTATGCTGAGTTTGAGCATACAATTGGTCCCATTCcagttaatgataaaattgGAAAAGAAATTATTACCCGTTTTGACACTGATATTCAATCTGCAGGCGTATTTTTCACCGATGCTAATGGTAGAGAaatgaaagaaagaaaaagggaTTTTAGAGAAACATGGGAGCTAAATATTACAGAACCAATCTCTGAAAACTATTATCCTGTAAACAGtcgtatttatataaaagataagcGAGTCCAGCTTACTGTAATGACAGATCGATCGCAAGGTGGCACAAGCATCAAGGATGGACAAATTGAGTTAATGGTTCATCGACGATTGTTGGTAGATGACTTTTTAGGAGTTGGCGAGCCTTTGAATGAGCCTGGAGTTACTGGGAAAGGTTTAGTTACAAGAGGCAAACACCGCGTTTTGTTGACAACGCCAGAAGAAGCTGGTTCTTTTCACCGAGAGCAAGGTTTACAGATGATGATGCAACCTGTGGTTAG ttTTTCAGCGAATCCATACACAAGAGATAAATGGTTTCAATCTTTCATACCTGTTTATACAAGCCTTTCTCGTCCTCTTCCTCCAAATATTCATATGTTGACATTAGAGACAATAAATGAAACAGCACTTATAATTCGATTTGAGCATTTTTATGAAATCGGTGAAAGTTCAGAGCTTTCAAAGCCCGTGGTCATAGAATTAGATAAGCTGTTCTTTGAGTTTGAAATTGTTTCACTCACCGAAACAAATTTATCAGCTAATCAGTTGTggaaagataaaaaacaatggAATTGGAAAACTCGTGAAACGCCTCAGtcaattaaacaaaatctttcaaATACTGGTCGTTTATCTGTCTCACTTAACCCTATggagataaaaacatttattgctcaagtcaaatatttttaa